In one Sphingobium sp. MI1205 genomic region, the following are encoded:
- a CDS encoding FRG domain-containing protein translates to MIGQWIGRIDGELPATLRIEIEDRGFGLVGRGYLFYDNGNLPGFLFDINLAKGQPLRTKVITIYLYPAGGVMTAEHRRDAEAHIAANYDVGMPPEIDVEFSSIGAELIVTWSGASPGPTDTSGVAKRVLRLVQKQSVANERQQGVITMELSDPDGASVLTPRNDLSSWDQFRHWATGQHPRNFIFRGQRQPFKLATTFHRTWRKNLNLWITQDIELLFGTVAEHLKYPLQLGNLQHNTAIWSILQHHGYPTPMLDWSYSPFVAAYFAFQEAIENNVSPRIFIFDRVAWTNRYGRLGFIVDPAPNQLVVVESMPTGNPRHAPQQAISTVTNVADVEAFIRGREDADGMSYLTACDLPIQSKPQIMRELELMGITYGSLFPGLDGICRDMRSRLFAPPSQ, encoded by the coding sequence ATGATCGGACAGTGGATAGGCAGGATTGATGGGGAATTACCTGCGACGTTGAGGATTGAGATTGAGGATAGGGGCTTCGGCTTAGTCGGACGCGGATACCTCTTCTACGACAATGGCAATCTACCAGGTTTCCTATTCGATATAAACTTGGCCAAAGGTCAGCCCCTTCGGACAAAGGTCATAACGATCTATCTATATCCGGCTGGCGGGGTGATGACCGCAGAACATAGGCGGGATGCGGAAGCGCATATCGCGGCTAATTATGATGTCGGGATGCCACCTGAAATTGATGTTGAGTTTTCATCAATCGGTGCGGAGCTAATCGTCACTTGGTCGGGTGCCTCGCCGGGCCCAACAGACACATCCGGCGTAGCGAAACGTGTATTACGCTTAGTGCAGAAGCAGTCCGTTGCCAACGAGCGTCAGCAAGGCGTCATTACGATGGAGTTGTCAGACCCTGATGGTGCATCTGTCCTAACCCCTAGAAACGATCTATCCTCGTGGGACCAGTTCCGTCATTGGGCGACCGGGCAACATCCCCGCAATTTTATCTTCCGCGGACAACGCCAGCCATTCAAGCTTGCTACCACATTTCACCGCACATGGCGCAAGAACCTGAACCTCTGGATCACTCAAGACATTGAGCTTCTTTTCGGCACGGTCGCTGAACATCTTAAATACCCATTACAGTTGGGCAATTTGCAACATAATACAGCGATATGGAGCATTCTTCAGCACCACGGCTATCCCACACCGATGTTGGACTGGTCCTATTCGCCGTTCGTCGCAGCCTACTTCGCCTTTCAGGAGGCGATCGAGAACAACGTCTCGCCCCGCATCTTCATATTCGACCGTGTTGCTTGGACGAATAGATACGGTAGACTTGGGTTCATTGTAGATCCGGCCCCGAACCAGCTCGTAGTCGTTGAGTCTATGCCGACTGGTAATCCGCGTCACGCGCCACAACAGGCAATCTCAACTGTCACTAACGTCGCGGACGTGGAAGCGTTTATCCGGGGGCGCGAAGATGCGGACGGGATGTCCTACCTGACCGCCTGCGACTTGCCGATTCAGAGCAAGCCGCAAATTATGCGCGAGCTTGAATTGATGGGCATCACCTATGGTTCGCTGTTCCCCGGCTTAGACGGGATATGCCGCGACATGCGCAGTCGCCTGTTCGCCCCGCCTAGTCAGTGA
- a CDS encoding dienelactone hydrolase family protein: MTITRRVTIHEGPGGTFESLAVFDSAAQGPSPGILLFPNVLGTKEADFAYAEKVAALGYTVLVTDLYGQGKRTARADPDMGRYMAELNADRALLRDRLTAAHALLKSLDEVDEGRTAAIGFCFGGKCVLDLARSGADIAGGVSFHGVYDAPPFPNAAISARLLICHGWEDPIAPPQATVALAEELTQAGCDWQIHAYGHTGHAFTDHAVNMPDKGLAYSADADRRSFRSMRDFLGDLFG, encoded by the coding sequence ATGACCATCACCCGCCGCGTCACCATCCATGAAGGCCCCGGCGGCACGTTCGAAAGCCTCGCCGTCTTCGACAGCGCAGCGCAAGGCCCCAGCCCCGGCATCCTCCTCTTCCCCAACGTCCTCGGCACAAAGGAAGCCGACTTCGCCTATGCCGAAAAGGTCGCGGCACTCGGCTACACCGTCCTCGTCACCGACCTCTATGGACAGGGCAAGCGCACCGCGCGCGCCGACCCGGACATGGGCCGCTACATGGCCGAACTCAACGCAGACCGCGCCCTGCTGCGCGACCGGCTGACGGCGGCGCACGCCCTGCTCAAGTCACTCGACGAAGTGGACGAAGGCCGCACCGCCGCAATCGGCTTCTGCTTCGGCGGCAAATGCGTGCTCGATCTGGCCCGCAGCGGCGCGGACATAGCGGGCGGCGTCAGCTTCCACGGCGTCTATGACGCCCCGCCCTTCCCCAATGCCGCCATCAGCGCCCGGCTGCTGATCTGCCACGGCTGGGAAGACCCCATCGCCCCGCCGCAAGCCACCGTCGCCCTCGCCGAAGAACTGACGCAGGCAGGCTGCGACTGGCAGATCCACGCCTATGGCCACACCGGCCACGCCTTCACCGACCATGCGGTGAACATGCCCGACAAGGGCCTTGCCTACAGCGCCGACGCCGATCGCCGCAGCTTTCGTTCGATGCGGGATTTTCTGGGGGATTTGTTTGGGTGA